In Phlebotomus papatasi isolate M1 chromosome 1, Ppap_2.1, whole genome shotgun sequence, the following proteins share a genomic window:
- the LOC129803344 gene encoding large subunit GTPase 1 homolog, protein MPNVKTKADKSLGKALINDRFKKRGKKKTVDNGSMFHTTEVKDGYDWGRLNLQSVTEESSFQDFLRTAELAGKEFQAEKLNIAFVNVKKDFGVLSEAERREAEQKHRDKKSLLTIPRRPKWTSETTPEELQQLENESFLNWRRSLALLQENEDLQMTPYEKNLDFWRQLWRVIERSDVIVQIVDARNPLLFRNEDLEKYVKEVGQEKGNMILINKSDFLTDDQRRKWAEFFDQREIRVVFFSALQARESADLADVEEEENEEEEVESSPAKALMEKIDKVEEEMTQLEEDLSKMLKQEEVLKEKGGNSWKKNNPDILSPEELIELFQHIHQHPKKVTEGITTIGLVGYPNVGKSSTINALLTEKKVSVSATPGKTKHFQTLFLQKDLMLCDCPGLVMPSFVLTKAEMILNGILPIDQMRDHVSPINQLCVYIPRHVLEDRYGIMIPKPTGMDDPDRAPHSEELLLAYGYNRGFMTANGQPDQAKGARYILKDFVNGKLLYAYAPPGHVQEEFHTFPERQRTERTHIPPQEKRATRLPGTAMTEEEFDAIYFSNSSAEAYAKGRKTMPHIRPLSASSSTQSLDSVHMAGKSWKGGKKEKRVKLRKQYAHLDQH, encoded by the exons ATGCCCAATGTGAAAACAAAAGCTGATAAATCGCTAGGAAAAGCCCTTATCAACGATAGATTTAAGAAGCGAGGGAAGAAGAAGACTGTGGACAATGGGTCTATG TTTCACACGACTGAAGTCAAGGATGGTTATGATTGGGGTCGCTTGAATTTGCAGTCCGTGACGGAGGAGTCGTCGTTTCAGGATTTCCTGAGAACAGCTGAATTAGCCGGGAAGGAATTCCAGGCTGAGAAACTGAACATTGCCTTTGTGAATGTGAAGAAAGATTTTGGGGTGCTCAGTGAGGCAGAACGACGGGAAGCTGAGCAGAAGCATAGGGACAAGAAGAGTCTATTGACCATTCCCCGACGTCCAAAGTGGACATCTGAGACGACACCTGAGGAACTTCAGCAACTGGAAAATGAGAGTTTTCTCAATTGGAGACGGTCGCTGGCTCTGCTGCAGGAAAATGAGGATTTGCAGATGACTCCTTATGAGAAGAATTTGGATTTCTGGCGTCAGCTGTGGCGTGTGATTGAGAGAAGTGATGTGATTGTGCAAATTGTCGATGCTCGCAATCCTCTGTTGTTCCGCAATGAAGATCTCGAGAAATATGTGAAGGAAGTGGGTCAGGAGAAAGGAAACATGATCCTTATCAATAAGTCGGACTTCCTCACTGACGATCAACGCAGGAAATGGGCTGAATTTTTTGATCAGCGAGAAATTCGGGTGGTTTTCTTCTCAGCACTGCAAGCTAGAGAGTCTGCAGATTTGGCGGATGTTGAGGAAGAAGAAAACGAGGAAGAAGAGGTGGAAAGTAGTCCTGCAAAGGCTCTGATGGAGAAGATTGACAAAGTTGAGGAGGAAATGACACAATTGGAGGAAGATCTGAGTAAAATGCTGAAGCAGGAAGAAGTTTTGAAGGAGAAAGGAGGAAATTCATGGAAGAAAAACAATCCAGATATCCTTTCTCCGGAGGAACTTATTGAACTTTTCCAGCATATTCACCAGCATCCCAAGAAAGTCACCGAAGGAATAACCACAATTGGCCTGGTAGGGTATCCAAATGTGGGCAAGAGTAGCACAATCAATGCACTTTTGACTGAGAAGAAAGTGTCCGTTTCTGCGACTCCGGGAAAGACTAAACACTTCCAGACACTCTTCCTGCAGAAGGATCTAATGCTGTGTGATTGCCCAGGGCTAGTGATGCCAAGTTTTGTGCTGACCAAGGCTGAGATGATACTCAATGGGATTCTGCCCATTGATCAGATGAGAGATCATGTCTCACCAATAAATCAACTCTGTGTCTATATTCCGAGGCATGTTCTTGAAGACAGATACGGAATTATGATTCCCAAGCCGACAGGAATGGATGATCCGGACAGAGCACCACATTCGGAAGAATTGCTTCTGGCCTATGGATACAATCGGGGCTTTATGACGGCCAATGGGCAGCCTGATCAGGCCAAGGGGGCTCGCTACATTCTCAAGGATTTTGTCAATGGGAAGCTCCTGTATGCCTATGCGCCGCCTGGTCACGTCCAAGAGGAATTCCATACATTTCCGGAGCGACAGCGCACCGAGAGAACTCATATTCCTCCCCAGGAAAAACGAGCTACACGTCTTCCGGGGACGGCAATGACGGAGGAAGAATTCGATGCAATCTACTTCAGTAACAGTTCTGCTGAAGCATATGCCAAGGGACGCAAGACTATGCCGCATATTCGTCCCTTGAGTGCTTCCAGTTCGACTCAGAGCCTGGACAGTGTCCACATGGCGGGGAAATCATGGAAGGGCGGGAAGAAGGAAAAGAGAGTGAAGCTAAGGAAGCAATATGCTCATCTAGATCAGCATTAG
- the LOC129803801 gene encoding RNA polymerase II subunit A C-terminal domain phosphatase SSU72: MAYVSDLSIAVICSSNMNRSMEAHGYLAKKRFKVRSFGTGDKVKLPGTAADKPNVYDFGVPYDDIYNDLCNKDKQYYTQNGLLHMLDRNRRIKPAAEKFQLCTERFDIIVTAEERVYDQVIEFMESRTPVYNQPVHVINIDIQDNHEDATIGAFLICDMVTNMAQSEDLDNDIDEILHDFEVKVSRSVLHCVLFY, encoded by the coding sequence ATGGCTTACGTGAGTGACTTATCAATTGCTGTGATTTGCTCCTCCAACATGAATCGCTCGATGGAAGCGCATGGGTACCTTGCAAAGAAGCGTTTCAAGGTGCGCTCATTCGGCACCGGTGACAAGGTTAAACTTCCCGGAACGGCAGCCGACAAGCCCAATGTGTATGACTTCGGCGTGCCCTACGATGACATCTACAATGATCTGTGCAACAAGGACAAGCAGTACTACACCCAAAACGGCCTCCTGCACATGCTAGATCGCAACCGGCGGATAAAGCCGGCAGCTGAGAAATTCCAGCTCTGCACCGAACGCTTCGACATCATTGTGACGGCAGAGGAGCGAGTGTATGATCAGGTGATAGAATTTATGGAATCACGGACACCAGTCTACAATCAGCCCGTGCATGTGATCAACATTGATATTCAGGATAATCATGAAGATGCAACGATTGGGGCTTTTCTCATTTGCGACATGGTGACCAACATGGCCCAAAGCGAAGATCTGGACAATGATATTGACGAGATCCTTCATGATTTTGAAGTGAAGGTGTCCAGATCTGTTCTCCACTGTGTGTTATTCTACTGA